Genomic DNA from Alicyclobacillus fastidiosus:
TTTGTCGTTTACAGAGCACCCGAGAGTGTCTTACGTCGGGTTCGTATTCGTCGAGGCATCCAAGCGATTCGTCCATCCGTCAAGCGCCATTCGGGCGACAGCGCGACTGGCGGCTGATACAAAGGCCGTTGGCGTATTCGCCAATGCCACGATCGACGAGATGGCAAGCACAGTGGCTTTGGCCGGTCTCGACGTCGCACAGTTGCACGGAGAAGAGTCGCCGGAGGTGTGTCGGGCCTTGCGGCAACGCGGGGTGAAAGTCTGGAAGGCCATTCAGGTGCCATCGGAGGGTCTTTCGCTGGATGCCGTGCGGCAGGATGTGCATCGCTATGCAGCCTGTACGGACGCCATCCTGCTGGATGCAAAGCCGCCGATTGGCGCCAGTGTGACAGGCGGACACGGGCAGTCATTTGACTGGGCCGTTCTCGAGCAGATCGCACACGATATCGCCGGTCACCCTTGGTTCGTAGCTGGCGGCATTCGACCAGACAATGTCGACAGCTTGCTGTCCTTATGTCAGCCGACAGGCATTGACGTGTCGTCGGGCGTCGAGCGCGGCGGCAGAAAGAATTCGGCGTTGATTGAAAGCCTGCTTACGAGCGTGCAGCACGCCTTGACGGCGAGTTCA
This window encodes:
- a CDS encoding phosphoribosylanthranilate isomerase, which produces MSAPEVQVKICGLQPDDDLSFTEHPRVSYVGFVFVEASKRFVHPSSAIRATARLAADTKAVGVFANATIDEMASTVALAGLDVAQLHGEESPEVCRALRQRGVKVWKAIQVPSEGLSLDAVRQDVHRYAACTDAILLDAKPPIGASVTGGHGQSFDWAVLEQIAHDIAGHPWFVAGGIRPDNVDSLLSLCQPTGIDVSSGVERGGRKNSALIESLLTSVQHALTASSETITCGEVDRVFPISCTGGEDR